In Verrucomicrobiota bacterium, one genomic interval encodes:
- a CDS encoding RHS repeat protein, with the protein MWGKTINIDTYNDSGKITHWRYPGYSAGDEVVYAYDDIGRLTTITDNMPASGSKVTAIDYDQDTGAMVKVT; encoded by the coding sequence GTGTGGGGCAAGACGATAAATATTGACACCTACAATGATTCCGGTAAGATAACCCACTGGCGCTACCCGGGCTACTCGGCGGGCGATGAGGTGGTCTACGCCTACGACGACATCGGCCGGCTCACCACGATCACGGACAACATGCCCGCGAGCGGCTCGAAGGTCACGGCAATCGACTACGACCAGGACACGGGCGCAATGGTCAAGGTCAC